Proteins from a single region of Ziziphus jujuba cultivar Dongzao chromosome 1, ASM3175591v1:
- the LOC125420720 gene encoding probable leucine-rich repeat receptor-like serine/threonine-protein kinase At3g14840 isoform X2, translating into MMKDTQKIMEGEALREIDPCSEDPNWETANYTQDRPLYNSSLICNCCYPVVVKCHVVHQLHVKGKELCGKIPPSLATLPYLETANFTQNYVGGSMPPEWTTSMKNLDYLSLYANNLSGPIPIYVYLENMTSPVYVRLENSMYCGTVPPELAKLFKM; encoded by the exons ATGATGAAG GATACCCAAAAGATTATGGAAGGTGAAGCTCTTAGAGAAATCGACCCCTGCAGCGAAGACCCAAACTGGGAAACAGCAAACTATACTCAAGACAGGCCATTGTACAACAGTTCTCTTATTTGCAATTGTTGCTATCCTGTTGTTGTTAAATGCCACGTTGTTCATCAGCT ACATGTTAAAGGGAAGGAGCTTTGTGGTAAAATTCCTCCATCTCTAGCAACGCTACCTTACCTCGAAACAGC TAATTTCACACAGAACTACGTAGGTGGTAGCATGCCTCCAGAATGGACTACTTCTATGAAGAACTTGGACTATCT GTCCTTGTATGCGAACAATTTATCAGGACCAATCCCCATCTACGTGTATTTGGAAAACATGACCTCTCCTGTATATGT GAGGTTAGAGAACAGCATGTATTGTGGAACCGTTCCCCCTGAGCTTGCCAAATTGTTTAAAATGTAG
- the LOC125420720 gene encoding probable leucine-rich repeat receptor-like serine/threonine-protein kinase At3g14840 isoform X1 — MASNLNIRNTITSLVILILLVFLGLEAIKVFSQKKGAIKVDTQARFELPDDEGEALREIDPCSEDPNWETANYTQDRPLYNSSLICNCCYPVVVKCHVVHQLHVKGKELCGKIPPSLATLPYLETANFTQNYVGGSMPPEWTTSMKNLDYLSLYANNLSGPIPIYVYLENMTSPVYVRLENSMYCGTVPPELAKLFKM, encoded by the exons atggcttCAAATCTTAACATACGAAACACCATCACTAGCCTTGTTATCCTCATATTGCTCGTCTTCTTAGGACTTGAGGCAATCAAagttttcagccaaaaaaaaggaGCAATCAAAGTAGATACACAGGCCAGGTTTGAGCTTCCTGATGATGAAG GTGAAGCTCTTAGAGAAATCGACCCCTGCAGCGAAGACCCAAACTGGGAAACAGCAAACTATACTCAAGACAGGCCATTGTACAACAGTTCTCTTATTTGCAATTGTTGCTATCCTGTTGTTGTTAAATGCCACGTTGTTCATCAGCT ACATGTTAAAGGGAAGGAGCTTTGTGGTAAAATTCCTCCATCTCTAGCAACGCTACCTTACCTCGAAACAGC TAATTTCACACAGAACTACGTAGGTGGTAGCATGCCTCCAGAATGGACTACTTCTATGAAGAACTTGGACTATCT GTCCTTGTATGCGAACAATTTATCAGGACCAATCCCCATCTACGTGTATTTGGAAAACATGACCTCTCCTGTATATGT GAGGTTAGAGAACAGCATGTATTGTGGAACCGTTCCCCCTGAGCTTGCCAAATTGTTTAAAATGTAG